In one window of Campylobacter sp. DNA:
- a CDS encoding bifunctional alpha/beta hydrolase/class I SAM-dependent methyltransferase: protein MEFKESYFITSDGARIFYRYRLSADVACENPGANEVNLSAGAANETSNLTDEQTGGIDENAEPGFGGAGKFEEQNLPNGGENSDSNLNETSKCGASNLSEKELAENAEQNLKFKAAPNAKAVAIFHRGHEHSGRMTHVADGLADESFSYFAWDQRGHGKSEGERGDAPSIGRLIADVDEFVAHIEQRFGFETQNLAVIAQSVGAVLVSAWLHDYAVRVRCAVLASPAFSVKLYVPFARAGLKALYCARGNFFVNSYVKAHYLTHEKERQASYDADSLITRAISVRILLGLYEAAQRVVSDAAAITTPTLLLISGDDWVVEHAPQHEFYNALGARVKRREILEGFYHDTLGESERERAFEIVREFVGERFRAPFSEVDCTHADEYGFSREEADRLATPLPRFSPKNLRFKFQRIFMQAVSPWVGGLKIGENTGYDSGSTLDYIYRNEPQGANKFFKFIDKFYLNAIGWRGIRERKRNIKLAIDQAVAKLQERGEPLRLLDIASGHGRYILDAAQGHKFERITLRDYSDINVKAGSEMIKERGLQDIASFTQANAFEAASYEGLQDAYTLGVVSGLFELFPDNSVVRTALQGFSSSVKSGGYLIYTNQPWHPQLEMIARALSSHRQGAAWIMRRRSQAEMDQLVANAGFKKVKEWIDGDGIFSVSLAVKI, encoded by the coding sequence ATGGAGTTTAAAGAGAGCTATTTTATAACGAGCGACGGGGCGAGGATATTTTACAGATACCGCCTGTCTGCGGACGTGGCGTGCGAAAATCCGGGCGCAAATGAAGTAAATTTGAGCGCCGGAGCCGCAAATGAAACGTCAAATTTGACCGACGAGCAAACAGGCGGCATAGACGAAAATGCGGAGCCGGGTTTTGGCGGCGCGGGTAAATTTGAGGAGCAAAATTTACCAAACGGCGGCGAAAACTCGGACTCAAATTTAAACGAAACTAGCAAATGCGGCGCGTCAAATTTGAGCGAGAAAGAGCTAGCTGAAAACGCCGAGCAAAATCTCAAATTTAAAGCCGCGCCAAACGCCAAAGCCGTAGCGATATTTCACCGCGGACACGAGCACTCGGGCAGGATGACGCACGTAGCGGACGGGCTAGCGGATGAGAGTTTTAGCTATTTTGCCTGGGATCAGCGCGGACACGGCAAAAGCGAGGGCGAGCGGGGCGATGCGCCGAGTATCGGCCGCCTCATCGCCGACGTGGACGAGTTTGTGGCGCACATCGAGCAGAGATTTGGGTTTGAGACGCAAAATCTAGCCGTGATAGCCCAAAGCGTGGGCGCAGTGCTGGTCTCGGCGTGGCTGCACGACTACGCTGTGCGCGTTCGCTGCGCGGTGCTAGCAAGTCCCGCGTTTAGCGTGAAGCTTTACGTACCGTTTGCTAGAGCTGGGCTAAAGGCGCTCTACTGCGCTCGCGGAAATTTTTTCGTAAACAGCTACGTCAAGGCGCACTATCTCACGCACGAGAAGGAGCGCCAGGCCAGCTACGACGCCGACTCGCTCATCACTCGCGCGATCTCGGTGCGCATACTACTGGGGCTTTACGAGGCGGCACAGCGCGTGGTTTCGGACGCTGCCGCGATCACGACACCTACGCTACTGCTGATCTCTGGCGATGACTGGGTCGTGGAGCATGCCCCGCAGCACGAGTTTTACAACGCTCTTGGCGCGCGGGTAAAAAGGCGCGAGATTTTAGAGGGATTTTACCACGATACGCTGGGCGAAAGCGAGCGGGAGAGGGCGTTTGAGATCGTGCGCGAGTTCGTCGGCGAGCGCTTTAGAGCGCCTTTTAGTGAGGTGGACTGCACGCACGCGGACGAATACGGATTTAGCCGCGAGGAGGCCGATAGGCTGGCTACGCCGCTGCCGAGATTTAGCCCGAAAAATTTGCGATTTAAATTCCAGCGGATATTTATGCAGGCGGTTTCGCCGTGGGTCGGCGGGCTAAAGATCGGCGAAAATACCGGCTACGATAGCGGCAGTACGCTTGACTACATCTACCGAAACGAGCCGCAAGGGGCGAATAAATTTTTCAAATTTATCGACAAATTTTACCTAAACGCCATCGGCTGGCGCGGCATCAGAGAGCGCAAGCGAAATATCAAGCTAGCCATCGATCAGGCCGTAGCAAAGCTGCAGGAGCGAGGCGAGCCGCTACGACTGCTAGACATCGCCTCGGGACACGGCAGATACATACTAGACGCCGCGCAGGGGCATAAATTTGAGCGCATAACGCTACGCGACTACAGCGACATAAACGTGAAAGCCGGCAGCGAAATGATAAAAGAGCGCGGGCTACAGGACATCGCGAGCTTTACGCAGGCAAATGCGTTCGAAGCCGCTAGCTACGAGGGTCTGCAGGACGCATATACGCTTGGCGTCGTGTCTGGGCTGTTTGAGCTCTTTCCTGACAACTCAGTCGTGCGTACTGCGCTACAAGGCTTTTCAAGTAGCGTAAAAAGCGGCGGCTACCTCATCTACACCAACCAGCCGTGGCACCCACAGCTAGAGATGATCGCGCGCGCTCTATCCAGTCATAGGCAGGGCGCTGCCTGGATCATGCGCCGCCGCAGCCAGGCCGAGATGGATCAGCTCGTGGCAAATGCGGGATTTAAAAAAGTAAAAGAGTGGATAGACGGGGATGGGATATTTAGCGTTAGTTTAGCTGTTAAAATTTAG
- a CDS encoding DUF1287 domain-containing protein, with the protein MKIWSKILLLALTANLAFAFSAQKLVQDARVQVGRTLFYDPSYSRLAYPMGDVDMIKGVCTDVVVRALCGQDIDLQRLIHEDMSANFIAYPKNWGAKKTDKNIDHRRVPNIATYLKRKGYEAKGEFKAGDIVTWRLDNGRPHIGIVSDKFADSKTPLVIHNIGLGAQEEDVLKGYEITGHFRIK; encoded by the coding sequence ATGAAGATTTGGAGCAAAATTTTACTTTTAGCGCTAACGGCAAATTTGGCTTTTGCTTTTTCTGCCCAGAAGCTCGTGCAAGACGCTAGAGTGCAGGTCGGACGGACGCTGTTTTACGATCCTTCGTACTCTAGGCTAGCCTATCCGATGGGCGATGTGGATATGATAAAGGGCGTTTGCACCGACGTCGTAGTTAGGGCACTGTGCGGACAGGATATCGATCTGCAGCGGCTCATTCACGAGGATATGAGCGCAAATTTTATCGCCTATCCAAAAAACTGGGGCGCGAAAAAGACCGACAAAAATATCGATCATCGCCGCGTGCCAAACATCGCCACCTATCTAAAACGCAAGGGATACGAGGCGAAGGGCGAGTTTAAAGCGGGCGATATCGTGACGTGGCGGCTGGATAACGGCAGGCCGCACATTGGCATAGTTTCGGATAAATTTGCTGACAGCAAAACCCCGCTCGTGATCCATAATATCGGGCTTGGCGCGCAGGAGGAGGACGTGCTAAAGGGTTACGAGATAACGGGGCATTTTAGGATAAAATAA
- a CDS encoding phosphatidate cytidylyltransferase — translation MNPQNHILNLFLGLIAVLVVSSAVAFILKAKFGAENKTVSNLTSRINAWWAMILVIFAFTYMGKNAVIFLFLLVSFAALREFLSLIYIRRGDHIALVACFYVILPAQYIFIYADWYAMAMIFIPVYGFLFLPILAAICGDAAYFLERSTKIQWALMICVFCISHIPALLLLDLESGSSMELMLFLIIVVQSSDVLQYIWGKLFGKHKIAPSISPSKTVVGFAGGVLSASALAACLHHLTPFGATGAFFIGLAVCMMGFLGGLVMSAIKRDLGVKDWGYMISGHGGMLDRMDSLCFAAPIFFHIVRYFYA, via the coding sequence ATGAACCCGCAAAATCATATCTTAAATCTATTTTTAGGACTCATCGCGGTGCTAGTCGTCTCTAGCGCCGTTGCCTTTATCCTAAAGGCTAAATTTGGCGCCGAGAACAAAACCGTCTCAAATTTGACCTCGCGCATAAACGCCTGGTGGGCGATGATTTTGGTGATTTTTGCATTTACGTATATGGGCAAAAACGCCGTGATATTTTTGTTTTTGCTCGTATCTTTTGCCGCATTGCGCGAGTTTTTGTCGCTCATCTACATCCGCAGAGGCGATCATATCGCGCTCGTGGCGTGCTTTTACGTGATTTTGCCCGCGCAGTATATATTTATATATGCTGATTGGTACGCGATGGCGATGATATTTATCCCGGTTTACGGATTTTTGTTTTTGCCGATTTTGGCGGCTATTTGCGGCGATGCGGCATATTTTTTAGAGCGCTCGACGAAGATCCAGTGGGCGCTGATGATCTGCGTGTTTTGTATCTCGCACATCCCCGCGCTTCTTTTGCTAGACCTTGAGAGTGGCAGCAGTATGGAGCTTATGCTGTTTTTGATCATAGTCGTGCAATCTAGCGACGTGCTGCAGTACATCTGGGGTAAACTTTTTGGCAAGCACAAGATTGCGCCTAGCATCAGCCCGTCTAAAACGGTGGTCGGCTTTGCTGGCGGCGTACTTAGCGCTAGCGCGCTGGCTGCGTGTTTGCATCATCTCACGCCTTTTGGCGCGACGGGGGCGTTTTTTATCGGGCTTGCCGTTTGCATGATGGGCTTTTTAGGAGGGCTTGTTATGTCGGCAATCAAGCGCGATCTGGGCGTCAAAGACTGGGGATATATGATCAGCGGGCACGGCGGGATGCTTGACCGTATGGACTCGCTGTGCTTTGCTGCGCCGATATTTTTTCACATAGTTAGATACTTTTACGCGTGA
- a CDS encoding 1-acyl-sn-glycerol-3-phosphate acyltransferase, with the protein MKNFLAAALDFILCRITIFITGVRPPQELLNIGDGTKIYYANHASHGDFLLIFVSLPYRVRKRVRPVAAAEYWESGPVRRFLAKNVFNMVLISRHKDPLESLAQMSEVLQTHSLIIFPEGTRKMDDDLALQPFKSGIFRLAQQCPDVPLVPVWIKNARHVLPKGFMIPIPLLCELIVGEEITYGGEGKGEFLQKAQDALLAMSDMQNDRTKA; encoded by the coding sequence ATGAAAAATTTTTTAGCGGCCGCGCTTGATTTTATCCTTTGCCGTATTACTATATTTATCACGGGCGTACGGCCGCCGCAGGAGCTTTTAAACATCGGCGACGGCACTAAAATTTACTACGCAAACCACGCTAGCCACGGCGATTTTTTGCTGATTTTCGTCTCGCTGCCTTACCGTGTGAGAAAGCGCGTGCGCCCCGTTGCGGCGGCGGAGTACTGGGAGAGCGGGCCTGTGCGCAGGTTTCTTGCTAAAAACGTGTTTAATATGGTTCTAATCAGTCGCCATAAAGATCCGCTAGAGTCGCTAGCGCAAATGAGCGAAGTGCTGCAGACGCACTCTCTCATCATCTTTCCGGAAGGCACGCGCAAGATGGACGACGATCTCGCGCTACAGCCGTTTAAAAGCGGGATATTTCGCCTGGCGCAGCAGTGTCCTGATGTCCCGCTTGTGCCAGTTTGGATCAAAAACGCGCGCCACGTCCTGCCCAAGGGCTTTATGATACCCATCCCGCTGCTTTGCGAGCTGATAGTGGGCGAGGAGATAACCTACGGCGGCGAGGGCAAGGGCGAGTTTTTACAAAAGGCGCAAGACGCGCTGCTAGCGATGAGTGATATGCAAAATGACAGAACGAAAGCCTGA
- a CDS encoding CDP-alcohol phosphatidyltransferase family protein: protein MTIYELKPKFQNLLRPLVRRLYGASISANQVTIAACVTSVLLGGLLIKFAEVSTLFFLLPVWMFLRMALNAIDGMLAREFNQKSPLGGYLNEATDVISDAALYLPFAFVTPFDWGVITLVIFLSFMSEFLGVLGQVHGCGRRYDGPMGKSDRAFIFGLIGTIYALFGRLPEWFSWVLYAAIFLLALTCANRVRMGLKSGE, encoded by the coding sequence ATGACGATTTACGAGTTAAAGCCCAAATTTCAAAATTTACTTCGTCCGTTAGTAAGACGGCTTTACGGCGCGAGCATCAGCGCAAATCAAGTCACGATCGCAGCCTGCGTCACTTCCGTTCTGCTAGGCGGACTTCTGATAAAATTCGCCGAAGTTTCGACGCTATTCTTTCTGCTGCCCGTTTGGATGTTTTTGCGTATGGCGCTAAATGCCATCGACGGCATGCTGGCTCGCGAGTTTAATCAAAAAAGCCCGCTGGGCGGCTACCTGAACGAAGCCACGGACGTCATCTCGGACGCCGCGCTGTATCTGCCGTTTGCCTTCGTGACGCCGTTTGACTGGGGCGTTATCACGCTCGTTATCTTTCTATCTTTTATGAGTGAGTTTTTGGGCGTTCTAGGGCAGGTGCACGGTTGCGGTAGGCGATATGACGGGCCTATGGGCAAGAGCGACCGCGCGTTTATATTTGGGCTTATCGGTACGATATATGCGCTATTTGGGCGACTGCCAGAGTGGTTTAGTTGGGTGCTTTACGCCGCGATATTTTTACTCGCACTTACTTGTGCAAACCGCGTGAGGATGGGACTAAAAAGCGGGGAATAG
- a CDS encoding DUF3137 domain-containing protein — translation MTANELEKLRLGILDEAERHKGTAFSIIVLAVLASALWLFFNFRDQEAAVGLCWIIVIFSCGSISYRVVNKDANIVRVFIFCTLLWMLAKGVEICENDTLRFVIALVTICLSLFNIADAALERIKYNRSKKFVRAFKHQYIAPYIASLGYRYEISGSFRPAYLRASGLFVDGISYFDCEDKISGVYDGVFFSFADVCVTHTDERRSSRGIFFYAEFKKRINSAAVILPSLSARPTLGGLKKIAMDDSEFSSAFSVYSADAVSAMYALTPAFMRRLLRFRSGAGGSIRLSFSDRNVYVFIHTGHDSFEPSVDRSVLSFDPATSIKHELLSFLSIVKSLKLNENIWRD, via the coding sequence ATGACCGCAAACGAACTGGAAAAACTAAGGCTCGGCATCCTAGATGAGGCGGAGCGGCACAAAGGCACGGCGTTTTCGATAATAGTACTAGCGGTGCTAGCCTCGGCGCTGTGGCTATTTTTCAATTTTAGAGATCAAGAAGCAGCAGTAGGCCTCTGCTGGATCATAGTGATATTTAGCTGCGGCAGTATCTCTTATAGAGTAGTGAATAAAGATGCAAATATAGTGCGCGTATTTATCTTTTGCACCTTGCTGTGGATGCTTGCCAAAGGCGTAGAAATATGCGAGAATGATACCTTGCGCTTCGTCATCGCACTCGTAACCATCTGCCTTTCTTTGTTTAATATCGCGGATGCCGCGCTGGAGCGGATCAAATACAACAGATCCAAAAAATTCGTCCGCGCCTTTAAACACCAATATATCGCGCCCTATATCGCAAGCCTAGGTTATCGCTACGAAATTTCAGGCTCGTTTCGGCCGGCGTATCTGCGCGCTAGCGGCCTATTTGTGGACGGCATAAGCTATTTTGATTGCGAAGATAAAATTTCCGGCGTTTATGACGGAGTATTTTTCAGCTTTGCGGATGTTTGCGTGACTCACACCGACGAACGACGTAGCAGCAGGGGGATATTTTTCTACGCGGAATTTAAAAAGCGCATAAACTCGGCGGCCGTGATCCTGCCTTCGCTCAGCGCGAGACCGACGCTCGGCGGACTTAAGAAGATCGCGATGGACGATAGCGAGTTTAGCTCCGCATTCAGCGTGTATAGCGCCGATGCAGTGTCTGCAATGTATGCTCTCACGCCCGCATTTATGCGGCGCTTGCTTCGCTTTAGAAGCGGTGCCGGCGGATCGATCAGATTAAGCTTTTCGGATAGAAACGTCTATGTTTTCATCCACACGGGACACGATAGTTTCGAGCCTAGCGTAGATCGCAGCGTATTGAGCTTTGATCCTGCCACGTCTATCAAGCACGAGCTTTTATCCTTTCTATCCATAGTAAAAAGTTTAAAATTAAACGAAAATATCTGGCGAGATTAA
- the purN gene encoding phosphoribosylglycinamide formyltransferase, translating into MVVKKLAVLFSGSGSNLEAILQKLHGKTFGGTKIEVVLTLSNKAGAGGIAKAAKFGLKSVILNHKDFASREEFDAALVRKIEKSGAELTVLAGFMRILTPVFTSRVRAINLHPSLLPLFKGAHAIEQSFESDMKVGGVSVHWVSEELDGGAIIAQRAFEKSAGMSLETYEAKIHEIEHELLPQVIVEILCQS; encoded by the coding sequence ATGGTTGTGAAAAAGCTTGCCGTGCTTTTTAGCGGCAGCGGCTCAAATTTGGAGGCGATCCTGCAGAAGCTGCACGGCAAAACTTTTGGGGGCACCAAGATCGAAGTCGTGCTAACGCTAAGCAACAAAGCGGGCGCCGGCGGTATCGCAAAGGCCGCAAAATTCGGGCTAAAAAGCGTGATCCTAAATCACAAAGACTTCGCTAGCCGCGAAGAATTTGATGCCGCGCTCGTGCGCAAGATCGAAAAAAGCGGCGCGGAGCTTACGGTGCTTGCGGGCTTTATGCGGATTCTCACGCCCGTTTTTACGAGTAGGGTTCGCGCGATAAATTTGCATCCGTCGCTGCTGCCGCTTTTTAAGGGCGCTCATGCGATAGAGCAGAGCTTTGAGAGCGATATGAAGGTGGGTGGCGTGAGCGTGCATTGGGTCAGCGAGGAGCTTGACGGCGGCGCGATTATCGCTCAGCGCGCGTTTGAAAAGAGCGCGGGCATGAGCCTTGAAACTTACGAAGCCAAAATCCACGAGATCGAGCATGAGCTATTGCCGCAGGTGATCGTAGAAATTTTGTGCCAAAGCTAA
- a CDS encoding NAD(P)H-hydrate dehydratase, translated as MKKIFFSTAELDARASAKFGLSEQILMENAAGRIEGEIRKRLKKGSRILALCGGGNNGADAIAALRKLSGDFSCTALCVLENRSAAGKFQTDAARAAGVKFIDIASAKDDCGHAEGASSKDACVHESTGYGGECGKLSVLRDEITSADCIIDGIFGSGLNKALSSKICEILSLANSSKALKIAVDVPSGIDKLGRILGGAFCADLTIAMGALKLALFSDGAKDYVGRIKVANLGISRSNFEGRSEYFLLQKSDLKLPLRRKQNTNKGDFGHTYVVSGQMSGAAQMAALAAHAIGSGLVSVVSEKPLNLSPILMQKSSFDAARVVVCGCGLGEQKIDLAALRDKSCVIDADLCYEREILSLINANSNLILTPHPKEFCSLLKIVGIADLSVSELQERRFELARAWSEKFNGVLVLKGANTLIAQEGIIYVCDKGSAALAKGGSGDVLAGLIGGLLAQGYSPLQASICGVLAHALAARAFAKNSYALNPLDLIEEVKWL; from the coding sequence TTGAAAAAAATTTTCTTTAGCACCGCAGAACTCGACGCGCGAGCGAGCGCGAAATTTGGACTTAGCGAGCAAATTTTAATGGAAAACGCCGCCGGTAGGATCGAGGGCGAGATCAGAAAGCGGCTCAAAAAGGGCTCGCGCATTTTGGCGCTTTGCGGCGGCGGAAATAACGGCGCAGACGCGATAGCGGCGCTGCGAAAGCTAAGCGGCGATTTTAGCTGCACCGCGCTTTGCGTGCTGGAAAATAGAAGCGCGGCAGGCAAATTTCAAACGGATGCGGCGCGGGCTGCGGGCGTTAAGTTTATCGATATCGCGAGCGCAAAAGATGATTGCGGGCACGCAGAGGGTGCGTCTAGCAAGGATGCCTGCGTGCATGAAAGCACAGGGTACGGCGGCGAATGCGGCAAGCTAAGCGTCCTACGCGATGAGATTACAAGCGCAGACTGCATAATCGACGGAATTTTCGGTAGCGGTTTAAACAAAGCCTTAAGCTCTAAAATTTGTGAAATTTTATCTCTCGCAAATAGCTCAAAAGCTCTAAAAATAGCAGTCGATGTCCCAAGCGGCATCGACAAGCTCGGGCGCATTTTAGGCGGTGCGTTTTGCGCGGATTTGACGATCGCAATGGGCGCGCTGAAGCTCGCGCTGTTTTCGGACGGCGCGAAGGATTACGTAGGGCGGATCAAAGTCGCAAATCTTGGAATTTCGCGCTCAAATTTCGAAGGACGGAGCGAATATTTTCTACTTCAAAAAAGCGATCTGAAGCTGCCGCTACGCAGGAAGCAAAACACCAACAAGGGCGATTTCGGGCACACCTACGTCGTAAGCGGACAGATGAGCGGAGCGGCGCAGATGGCGGCCCTAGCGGCTCACGCGATCGGCAGCGGGCTCGTTAGCGTCGTTAGTGAGAAGCCATTAAATTTAAGCCCGATTTTGATGCAAAAAAGCTCATTCGATGCCGCGCGGGTCGTAGTCTGCGGCTGCGGCCTCGGAGAGCAGAAGATCGATCTTGCCGCGCTACGGGACAAAAGCTGCGTTATCGACGCCGATCTGTGCTACGAACGCGAAATTTTAAGCCTAATAAACGCCAATTCAAATTTAATTCTAACGCCCCATCCGAAGGAATTTTGCTCACTCTTAAAGATCGTGGGCATCGCGGATCTTAGCGTGAGCGAGCTGCAAGAGCGCCGCTTCGAGCTTGCGCGGGCGTGGAGCGAGAAATTTAACGGTGTGCTCGTGCTAAAGGGTGCAAATACGCTCATCGCGCAAGAGGGCATCATCTACGTCTGCGACAAGGGTAGCGCCGCGCTCGCAAAGGGCGGCAGCGGCGATGTGCTCGCAGGGCTCATCGGCGGGCTACTCGCGCAAGGCTACTCGCCTCTGCAAGCCTCAATCTGCGGCGTCCTAGCCCACGCACTCGCCGCGCGAGCCTTCGCCAAAAACTCCTACGCGCTAAATCCGCTCGATCTCATCGAGGAGGTAAAATGGTTGTGA
- a CDS encoding YifB family Mg chelatase-like AAA ATPase, translating into MKSIKCAAFTDALIPVEVESTFVRGLPGFNIVGLAGATIKESESRVKAALVSLNFKFPASKIIINLSPSDTPKNGSHFDLAIALLIALQKERIDGDFFVFGELGLDGSLKSTASLFSILLFLSTKVKRAKILVPQSIALKACTIPNYDVYAADSLSDAVRFFLDEEFAASRLMREVHPLFKNVVEIDGQAYVPNRDFSLDFKDVKGQKRAKRASLIAACGMHNILFEGSPGCGKSMCAKRIARILPPQSLSEVLLSCAYESLNNKDVDFSALRPFRSPHHTSTRSSIFGGGSSGAKIGEVALANGGELFFDELPHFGKQILESLREPLEDNRILISRVNSKVEYQTKFIFVAAQNPCPCGNLFSKNLTCTCSLNDIRRYKNTISAPLLDRIDIYVAMDETGADDRSDVCSEEMADAVLRAFRAQKARGQSELNAKLRDEETEKFCICESAARDVLQTAITRYDLSQRGVNKTLKLARTIADLAGAEIIAKAHILEALSFRIRSEI; encoded by the coding sequence ATGAAATCCATAAAATGCGCTGCCTTCACGGATGCACTGATCCCCGTAGAGGTCGAGTCGACATTCGTGCGGGGGCTGCCGGGATTTAATATCGTAGGCCTTGCGGGCGCTACGATAAAAGAGAGCGAAAGCCGCGTAAAAGCCGCGCTTGTGAGCTTAAATTTTAAATTTCCCGCGTCCAAAATCATCATAAATCTCTCCCCCTCCGACACGCCCAAAAACGGCTCGCACTTCGATCTTGCGATCGCGCTTCTAATCGCGCTGCAAAAAGAGCGCATCGACGGCGATTTCTTCGTCTTCGGCGAGCTCGGTTTAGACGGCAGCTTAAAGAGCACGGCGAGCCTCTTTTCGATCCTGCTTTTTTTAAGCACGAAGGTAAAGCGCGCTAAAATTTTAGTGCCGCAAAGCATTGCTCTAAAGGCCTGCACGATCCCAAACTACGACGTCTATGCGGCGGATAGCCTAAGCGATGCGGTCAGATTTTTTTTAGACGAGGAATTTGCCGCAAGCAGGCTCATGCGAGAAGTCCATCCGCTTTTTAAAAACGTCGTGGAGATTGACGGGCAAGCTTACGTTCCCAACCGCGATTTTTCGCTCGATTTCAAAGACGTCAAAGGACAAAAGCGCGCCAAGCGTGCGAGCCTGATCGCCGCATGCGGCATGCACAACATCCTCTTTGAGGGCAGCCCGGGCTGCGGTAAAAGCATGTGCGCCAAGCGGATAGCCAGAATTCTACCGCCGCAGAGCCTGAGCGAAGTGCTGCTCTCGTGCGCCTACGAGTCGCTAAATAACAAAGACGTCGATTTTAGCGCGCTGCGCCCCTTCCGCTCGCCGCACCACACCAGCACGCGCAGCTCGATTTTCGGCGGCGGCAGTAGCGGCGCAAAGATCGGCGAGGTCGCGCTCGCAAACGGCGGCGAGCTGTTTTTCGACGAGCTGCCACACTTCGGTAAGCAAATTTTAGAAAGCCTGCGCGAGCCGTTAGAAGATAATAGAATTTTAATTTCGCGCGTAAATTCCAAGGTCGAATACCAAACGAAATTTATCTTCGTCGCGGCGCAAAATCCCTGCCCGTGCGGAAATCTATTCTCCAAAAACCTAACCTGCACCTGCTCGCTAAACGACATCAGGCGCTACAAAAACACGATCTCCGCGCCCTTGCTCGATCGCATCGACATATACGTCGCGATGGACGAGACCGGCGCGGACGACAGAAGCGACGTTTGCAGCGAGGAGATGGCTGATGCGGTGTTGCGGGCGTTTCGCGCGCAAAAGGCTCGGGGGCAGAGCGAGCTAAACGCAAAGCTGCGCGACGAGGAAACTGAAAAATTTTGTATCTGCGAAAGCGCTGCGCGGGATGTTTTGCAAACGGCGATCACCCGCTACGACCTTTCGCAGCGCGGCGTAAATAAGACGCTAAAGCTCGCGCGCACGATCGCCGATCTAGCAGGCGCCGAAATCATCGCTAAGGCGCATATTTTGGAGGCTCTTAGCTTTCGCATAAGGAGCGAAATTTGA
- the def gene encoding peptide deformylase, which translates to MILDVLTYPNKKLYQRSIEVVKFDAALGELLDDMYETMIAKNGIGLAAIQVGRPMRALIINLANEEKIQDKKDLIEIINPQILKKEGEVVYQEGCLSVPGFYEDVTRAEFITVQFQDRAGNTHEMDASELLAVCIQHEMDHLDGHLFIERIGYNKRKKFDKEFKKSLKEKSK; encoded by the coding sequence ATGATCCTGGACGTCCTTACCTATCCGAATAAAAAGCTATATCAAAGATCAATCGAGGTCGTTAAATTCGACGCGGCGCTGGGCGAGCTTTTAGACGATATGTATGAGACGATGATCGCAAAAAACGGCATAGGTCTTGCCGCCATCCAGGTAGGAAGGCCCATGCGCGCTTTGATTATAAATTTAGCCAATGAGGAAAAAATCCAAGACAAAAAAGACCTCATCGAGATCATCAATCCGCAAATTTTAAAAAAGGAAGGCGAGGTCGTTTACCAGGAGGGCTGCTTGTCGGTGCCGGGCTTTTACGAGGATGTCACGCGCGCCGAGTTTATCACGGTGCAGTTTCAAGACCGCGCCGGCAATACCCACGAAATGGACGCTAGCGAGCTGCTAGCCGTCTGTATCCAGCACGAGATGGATCACCTCGACGGACATCTTTTCATCGAGCGCATCGGATACAACAAACGCAAAAAATTTGATAAAGAATTCAAAAAAAGTCTAAAAGAAAAATCGAAATGA
- the clpP gene encoding ATP-dependent Clp endopeptidase proteolytic subunit ClpP, with protein MVIPYVIEQTSRGERSYDIYSRLLKDRIVMLSGEIDDAVASSIVAQLLFLEAEDPDKDIYLYINSPGGVVTSGFSIYDTMNYIKPDVSTICIGQAASMGAFLLSCGAKGKRYALPNSRIMIHQPLGGAQGQATDIEIQAKEILRMKEILNGILSQNSGKDLAQVEKDTDRDFFMSAEDAVQYGLIDQVLQKSFK; from the coding sequence ATGGTGATTCCTTACGTTATCGAACAAACTAGTCGCGGAGAGCGCAGCTACGACATCTATTCGAGGCTGCTAAAAGACCGTATCGTAATGCTTAGCGGCGAGATCGACGACGCAGTGGCAAGCTCGATCGTCGCGCAGCTTCTGTTTTTGGAGGCGGAGGATCCGGATAAGGATATCTATCTATACATCAACTCCCCGGGCGGCGTGGTTACGAGCGGATTTAGCATTTATGACACGATGAATTATATCAAACCCGACGTAAGCACGATCTGTATCGGTCAGGCGGCGTCGATGGGGGCGTTTTTGCTAAGCTGCGGCGCCAAAGGCAAACGCTACGCGCTTCCAAACTCGCGCATAATGATCCACCAGCCCTTAGGCGGCGCGCAAGGCCAGGCTACCGACATCGAGATCCAAGCCAAAGAAATTTTACGAATGAAAGAAATTTTAAATGGCATCCTTTCGCAAAATTCCGGCAAAGATCTCGCGCAGGTCGAAAAGGACACCGATCGCGACTTTTTTATGAGCGCCGAGGATGCCGTGCAATACGGGCTGATCGATCAAGTACTTCAAAAGAGCTTTAAATAG